The Nostoc sp. NIES-3756 DNA window TTGGCAATGGGGCTGGGTTAAACCTGCATCCGGTCTAATTAATGACCCTTGGCATCCTTTATTGTTTAGTTTGGTTGTAGGAGGAGGATATTGTTTATACCATTTCCGTAAACACTTAAACGCCAAAATTATCTATGGGTATTACAGTTCAATTTTGTTCATATTACTACTAGCACCATCAGACTTTATTAACCGCCTACTTAATCTTTTTATGATTGTTGCTGGTGGCTACAGCTTATGGCAGTGTCGGAGTAGATTGACTCCGGTAACTGTGATTTACGGTTTTTGTGGAATCGGGTTGCTATTAGCATCTGGGGGTACAATATCCCTCAGTCGTTTGGCTTACGGTATAGTCCCTTTGAATATTGCAATGGGTATGCTGTTATCTCGCTATCCTCGTCAGGGATATTTTGTATTAGGGTTATTTATCACATTGCTGGCCAAATTAGCTGTAGGATTTGCTCAGGAACAGTGGGTAGGATAGTTCGTAGTAAGGACTTTAGTCCTTGGCGATCGCCAGCCCTCAATTAGCAGCAGCTTTTAATGCCGAAACTGATGAAGTACCATTAACCAAACCATCTGCTGATAGTGCTGTGTGAGAGAGTATGTCAGACTAATTCCCCAGAAAATCCCATAGTGGAGAATTTAGCACTAAAGTGCTTACTACAAACAAAAAAGGGAAATTCAAATTTGTGAATTTCCCGGCTTGTTCTCTACATTTAATTAGATTTAATACTCAGGAACTGATGGATCTACTTCTCGACTCCAAGCGGTGATCCCGCCTTTAACATTAGTTCCTACAATGCCTGATTCCTTGAGGATGGCTAGGGCTTTAGCCGATCGCCCACCCATTTTACAATGAGCAATTAAGCGGTGGCCGTTGAGTGCTTCTTTTACTTTGGCTACACCCTTACCATTTTCAATGTCTGGTAAAGGCACTAATATCGAACCAGGAATTTTGGCAATTTCGTATTCGTTGGGGTTACGCACATCTAGCAGCACAAAATCTTTCGCCCCACTGTCCAGCAATTCCTTGAGTTGTGTTACTGTCATTTCTTGGATTTCTTGCTGTTGTTGCGCCTCGGCTGCTTTGGCTTGAGGAATACCGCAGAATTGTTCGTAGTCTATCAGCTTTTCGATTACTGGGCGTACAGGGTTAGGACGTAGTTTTAACTCGCGGAATGTCATATCTAAGGCGTTGTACAGCAACAATCTACCACTGAGGGTATTACCCTTGCCTAAAATGATTTTGACTGTTTCCGTGGCTTGAATGACACCAATCATTCCAGGCAGAATACCCAATACCCCACCTTCTGCACAGGAAGGTACTAATCCTGGTGGTGGTGGTTCTGGGTACAAGTCGCGGTAGTTCGGCCCGCCTTCGTAATTAAATACTGTTGCTTGTCCTTCAAAGCGGAAAATAGAACCGTAAACGTTGGGCTTGTTTAACAATACACAAGCGTCGTTAACTAGATATCTGGTAGGGAAGTTATCTGTACCATCCACCACAATATCGTAATCTTTGACGATATCTAGGGCATTTTCCGAACTCAGGCGAGTTTCGTAAAGATCAACCTGACAATAGGGGTTAATCTCGTGGATACGGTTTTTTGCCGATTCAATCTTGGGTTTACCTACCCAGGATGTGCCGTGAATTACTTGACGTTGCAAGTTGGAAGTATCAACTACATCGAAATCGACAATACCGATGCGTCCAATACCTGCGGCTGCTAAATATAACAGTAGTGGTGAACCTAGTCCTCCAGTACCGATACATAACACACTGGCAGCCTTGAGACGTTTTTGTCCTTCCACACCGACTTCCGGCAAAATTAAGTGCCGAGAGTAGCGTTCATAGTCGTCTTTAGTCAACTGGATTTCTTCCAGGTTGGGATTAAGCATAGCGATTTGAATGAGGAAGCGCGGAATATTGATTGTATCGAAAAATGATAGTGGCTTTTACACTTAAGTATTTAATTTATGTTATCAATTAGTCAGTTGCCAGTTGTCATTGGTCAACAGTTATTCTCCCTTATTTATCTTGCCGACTCCCACAGTCTTAACTTTTGACTCGTCCAGCTAAAGTGGCAACTAAAGCTACTAGTTGAAGGGGTTCGATGGGTTTAGAAGCATGGGTTTGGAATCCTGCGGCTACAGCCTTTGCCTGTTCTGTATAACCAGCATAAGCCGTTAGCGCTGCGGCGGGAATTTGCCCTCCTTCTTCAACACTCAGCGCTCTCACCTGATGAATTAGAGCATAACCATCTTCTTCTGGTAAACCGATGTCAGATATAAGTAAGTCGTAACTAAGAGGATTTTCCCTCAGCTTTGATAACGCCTCCTTTGCCGAGCTAGCTTCTGTGACTTCTACTCCGTATTCCTCAAGCACTATTGTGAATAACTGGCGAATATCTGCTTCGTCGTCTACTACTAGTACCCGCACGCCTGCTAGTGATGGAATATTAACTGTGGGTAATTCTGGTGTATTGGCTGAAACAATGGGTTCTTGAGCGATCGCTACAGGAGTTTCTTCTAGGTTCGTTTGTAGAGGTATATTGACTGTAAAGGTTGAACCTTGGGACTCGCCTTGACTATCTACTTCTACTGTACCGCCGTGGAGTTCTACTAAGTGCCGTACAATCGCCATCCCTAATCCTAACCCCTGATTTGAGCGTGTTCTGCTACCATCAGCTTGGCGGAAGCGGTCAAAAACATAGGGTAAAAAGTCATTACTGATACCGCAGCCACTGTCTTTTACTTGAATTTGTGCGTGTAAATCTGTGTATTCTAAGGTGATATCAATTCTGCCTCTGGCTGGGGTAAATTTAATAGCGTTAGAAAGTAGATTCCACACCACCTGCTGTAAGCGAATTGGGTCGCCTAATATGAGTCTGTGCGTAGGATCTAATCTAGTTCCAATTTGAATATTTTTGGCTTCTGCTGCTAGACGGACGACGGCGATCGCGGCTTCAATTACAGGTATCAGTTCAATTGCATGAGCATCCATGTGGAGCCTACCTGAACTAATGCGGGAGATGTCCAACAAATCACTGATCAGATGAGCTTGAGCTTGAGCGCTACGCTCAATTGCCTCTAAACCCTGATTCACTGTAGTTGCTTCTAGCTCATGGGTTCGTAGTAAGTTCGCCCAACCCAGCATGGAATTGAGTGGATTGCGCAGTTCATGGGAGAGAATTGACAAAAATTCATCTTTGGCGCGGTTGGCTCCCTCAGCTGCTTCACGGGCTGACTGTTCTTTAGCCAAAAGTTGAATACGTTCTGCTTCTAACCGCTTTTGTTGGGTGATATCTTCAATTACCAGCAGAATCATTGGTCTATTATTTAATAATGACATTTTCCGGGCATTAAGCCGCATGATCTTTTGCCCAATTTGCTCGAAGTTATGCTCAACTTCCAGGTCTTGAAACTGGCTTTGATAGGGGAGAATGTCTTCTAAGAGCGATCGCAATTGGGGAATATCCCACTGTCCATCCCCGATTTCATAAATGAGGCGGTTTTCTGTTTCTTCTGGTGCTACCTGGAATTTTTCATAGAAAAACTGATTGGCAGTAATTACCCGTAAACCTGTATCTAGCACTACTAAAGATTCTCGTATGGTAGCCACAATCGCTTCGGCGTAATCTTTAGAGGCTCTTAGTTCCTCAGCGCTGCGTTTGAGGGCATCAATATCAACCAAGACAATCACTGCACCGTCAATTTTATGGTCTATTGTTCGATAAGGACGGATTCGCAGGTCATACCATCGTCCATCTTGGTCTTGAACTTCCTGGGTTTTTAAATTGAGTGTACTAATTACTTCAAGAATCTGTTGTTCTAAGTCAGGAACATTCAAATTGTGGTTAATGTCACTCAATGGTCTACCTACATCTGTAGGAATCAAATTAAAGATGCGCCCTGCTACGGGAGTGAAACGGCGGATTCGCAAATCCCCGCCCAACATGAGGATAGGAATGTTAATACTACTTAAGAGATTTTGTAAATCATTAGTGACCTGAGTTGACTCGACATTTCGCTGCTGCAATTCTTCGTTAATCGTTTTTAATTCTTCATTAGTCGCCTGAATTTCTTCTTTAGCAGTTTCTAATTCCTCGTTGGTACTCTGCAATTCTTCGTTGCTAGACAAAATTTCTTCATTAGCAGCTCTTAGGTCTTGATTGGTATCTTGCTGTTCCTCAATAATCGATTGCAGATACTCTTTTGTGGTGGCTAATTCCTGGCTGAGTCGGTTGATTTCCTGTTCATCATTCATCTGTTGGCTTTGCCTAGAGCGAAGATTCCGATTTTTGGTGTCTATCTCTAGTGCAGCAGTTGTGGATGACGGCATATCTTCAAACAGCACTAAAAAGTAACTTTCTCCCCCAGTTGTCAGTCGGAAGGGAATGACATCAATCCTTACCAGCCTGACTGGTGCATTTTCGCTAATCTGTATACCTTCTTTCCTAACTGGACTCTCCTGCTTTTTCGCCTGGTGAATTGCAGTCCTTAACTCTAGCCTTAATTCTTCTTTTGCCATCTTCAGCAAGTTAAAGCTTGGTCTACCGGGTGCTGGTTGCAGATATGAACTAGTCTGTCCTCGGAATTGTAAAATCTCCAGCTCGTTGTTAATGATGACACCGACCGGGGCATATCGGTTTAAGACAATGCGATCGGCTTCTTTTTGCATTTCCTGGCTACTCCAAGCATCCTCAATAACTCTGGTTTGGGGGATAAAAGTTTCTGGAGGAGAGTTTTGTGGGATTAAATCTATACCCAGTCGTGCTGGAGCAATTTTGTAAGTATATATTTTGTTTTTTTTGTCTACCAAGTTAAATAAGTCAGAAAACTCACCTACTGTTTCTGATGTGCCTAACATGAGAAAGCCAGTTGACTTGAGACCATAGTGGAAAGTTGGCAGCAGTTTCTTCTGCACAGACGCGCCCAAATAAATTAAGACATTGCGACAGGTAATTAAATCCAGCCGAGAAAATGGGGGGTCGCTGATCAGGTTTTGTCTGGCAAAGATGCACAGTTCCCTGACTGGCTTACTAATTTGGTAGCCACCTTCTACCTGTACAAAAAAACGCTGTAGGCGTTCTGGGGAGACATCTGTTACCTGACTTGGTTTATAAATGCCGACTCTAGCTGTTTCGATCGCCACTTCATTAATATCTGTGGCAAAAATATTAATGGGTGTATGCCCTACTTGCTCTGCTAAAAACTCTAGTAAGCACATAGCTATTGAGTAGGCTTCTTCACCAGTGGCACATCCTGCTACCCAAACGCGAATGGGTGAATCAGGAGAGCGATCTTTGGCAATCATGGGAAAGACTTTAGTCTTTAGCGCTTCAAAAGCTTCGGGGTCTCGAAAAAATCCTGTCACCTTGATTAATAAATCTTGATACAATGCCAACACTTCTGGTTGGTTATTTTGCAAATACTTGACGTAATCCTCGATTTTTTCTAATTTATACAGCATCATCCGCCGCATAATCCGCCGCTTGAGGGTGGTGTGCTTGTAATGAGTAAAGTCAACACCAGTAGCAACCCGCAACATACCAAAAATGGTTGAAAGGGAATCTGCTTCTTCCGGTATGGTCTCAACCTGTTTGCTAGGAAGGGGATGGTTGATATAGGGATGAGTGCTGATGTTTGCCAGTTCCTCAGCAATTTTTTGGGGAGTGAGGATAAAGTCCACATGACCAGAAGCTATTGCTGTGTTCGGCATACTACTGACTCCGGCCGATTCTTCACATTGGGCAAAGGTAATGCCCCCAGCCTCCTTGATTGCTTCCAATCCCCTAGTACCATCGCTATCACCCCCTGATAACACAACGCCAATGGCCTTGCTTCCCCGATCCTGGGCTAAGGACATAAAGAAACTATCCACTGTCATAGATCCTCCTCGGATTTTTTCCAGAGGTATCAGTTTCAGCATCCCCTGAGCAATGCTCATCCTGACATTGGGGGGAATTATGTAAACATGATTCGGTTCCACAACCATGCCATCTTGTGATTCCGTTACGGGCATTTGCGTGGTGCGGGAAAGAATCTCTGTTAATAAGCTTTTTTGATGAGGACTTAAATGTTGAATTAACACAAATCCCATACCAGTATCAGTAGGCAGATGACTCAGTAATTTTGTAAAAGCTTCCAATCCTCCCGCAGAGGCTCCCATCCCAACAATTGGAAACAACTCATTTTGGTTGCCGATTTGCTTTTTTGGTGCTTTAGCTGCTGAGGCATTGGGTTGAGATTTTTTGGAAGACCGCCTAGAGTTCATTAGTTTGACCGAAATTATTCGGTGTGTGCAGTAATTCGTCAGGTAAATTTGTCTTTCTAGCTTTACTTTATCGGAATGTGAGAATGATGTAATACATTGAGTTAGGCAAATTCTCGATGTATACACAAGTTCTAACCTTAGACAGTGTAAGATTTTCAGTTAGTTTATTTTAATACAATGAACACTTATCTCAGTTGCCAACTAGGTTAGAACATATATGAATTATCAAATCCTCATAGCTAGCAATTTTTGTGCCTTTTCTTTATTCTCTATCCCTTGCAATACAAATAAATTCTGCCAATATTGCTAGTTTTCTAAAATTACTAACAACTGGGCTTCAGTTAACTGTGCAATCCCTAATGCTTGCGCTTTTTCTAATTTAGATCCTGCATCTTCACCCAGAACTAAATAATCCGTCTTCTTACTAATTGAATCAGTTACTTTTCCCCCAGCTTTTTGAATTAAAGCTTTGGCTTCATCGCGTTTTAACGTAGGTAAAGTACCAGTAATGACAAAAGTTTTACCCGCTAATCTCAGGTTAGCATGATCAACGTCAGATATTTCTTCGGTATTTGTAAACTGTAATCCTGCGCCTTGCAAGCGTTCAATTAAATTTTGATTGGCATTAATCCGAAACCACTGATAAACAGACTGAGCAATTTCTGCTCCAATACCATAAATACCTGCAATTTCTGATTGTTTGGCGGTCGATAATTGCTCTACTGAGCGGTATTTTTCTGTTAATAATTGGGCGTTAACGCTGCCTACATGACGGATGCCTAAACCATATAATACCCTTGACCAAGGCTGATTTTTTGATTGGGCGATCGCCTCAATTAATTTCTGTGCTGATTTTTCTCCCATTCTTTCTAATGCTAACAATTGCTGTGCTGCCAAGTCATATAAATCAGCGACGGAATGCACCAAGCCTTTATCTACGAGTTGATGCACCAATTTTTCCCCTACACCTTTGATATCTAAAGCATCACGACTCACCCAATGTTCAATCGAACCTTTGAGAATGGCTTGACAAGAAGCATTCACACAACGAGTAACAGCTTCCCCCGTCTCCCGCACCACAGACTGTCCGCACACGGGACAATGGCTAGGCATAATAAAAGGTTGGGTATCAGTCGGACGCAGTTCCTTCAGAACCCTGACAACTTCGGGAATGATTTCCCCAGCCTTACGGACAATGACAGTATCACCGATGCGGATGTCTAATTGAGTGATGCGATCGCTATTATGTAAAGTAGCCCTAGATACGGTAGTTCCCGCCAACTGTACCGGACGCATCTCCGCCAAAGGTGTTAACGCCCCCGTCCTCCCCACATTCACCGCAATATTTTCTACACGGGTGGGTGCTTCTTCGGCGGGATACTTTAACGCTACCGCCCACCGGGGAAATTTTTGGGTAAAGCCTAACTGTTCTTGCAGCTTAAAGGAGTTGAGCTTTACTACCACCCCATCGGTCATGTAGGGTAAATTTAATCTTTCCGTATCCCAATATTTATAGTAATCGGCAACATCTGCCAACGACTCACAAAGCTTATGGTTAGGGTTCACCCGAAAACCCATCTTCTGTAATAATTCCAAAGCTTCCCATTGGGTGTTAGCAATACTCGCGTCATCCATTCCGGGGATGTGTAAGGTGTAAGAGAAAAAATCTAACCGCCGCTTGGCGACAATACGCGAGTCTAACTGTCTGAGTGTACCAGCCGCCGCATTCCGAGGGTTAGCAAATAACTGTTCTCCAGCTTTTTGTCTTTCTTCGTTAATTTGTTTAAATACTTCCAGAGGTAAAAAAGCTTCCCCTCTAACTTCCACCTTTTCAATTGGTGCAATACCATCAAAATTCAACCGCAAAGGAATAGAGCGAATTGTGCGGACATTTTGGGTAATATCTTCACCCATCACCCCATCGCCTCTAGTTGCGCCCCTGACTAAAATACCATCTTGGTAAGTGAGTGCGATCGCTGAACCATCAATTTTTAGTTCTGAGACATATTCCGCCTCCGTCTTAGCAACTTGTCGCCGCCAACGCTGATCCCAATTTTGCAACTCCTCCACATTAAACGCATTTTCCAAGCTATACAGAGGAATGTTGTGACGCACAGAGTTAAATTGAGTTGCCGGCCTTTCCCCCACACGCTGCGTCGGACTATCTGGCGTGATTAATTCTGGATACTGAGTTTCTAGTTGTTGCAGTTCTCGATAAAGTTGGTCATATACTGCATCCTCCATGATGGGTGCATCCATGACATAATAAGCATAACTAGCTTGTTGCAACAGTTGACGCAGTTCCTGGACGCGTTTAGTTTCTGGCTGAATTTGTACCATTAGACCTTTGCAAAATACCTAGTGAATATAATTTCAAGACGATAATAACTGCTAGTAGCAGACTTTTGATAACAAACCCTAGATTATGAATGTAAGTGCTGTTTTTTAAACAACAACACCTATATTTCTAAGTTACTTAGTTTAATACAAAAAAGCACAGGTAATGGGTAAGAACTCAACCGTTATCAATCAACCTTTTCTGAATTTTTGTCTAACTTACAGCTAGTCAAATACAATTAGATTTTTTTTAACAACTCTGTCCAACTTTAATCATATAAGCTAATTTGCCCCTGCGAGGCTTTGTCTTCTATCTTTAATAACCTAATTCAGTCATTAAGCTGATAAATTCAGGCAATAAGAGCTATGATTGCAGATATCATCACAACAGGCTTCATCTTACCTAATCGATAATACTAACCTTTCAATTAGTAACTTCAGTTATACGTCAAAAGTTCAAGCTCAAATAAAATCTTTCCCACTAATGGGACATGAAGCTAACTCAATTACTTAGCTAAATTGAGAACGAATTAAATCAAGATTTTTACTGGCTGAAAAGTCAACAAATCTGCTTAGTAACAAGGAGCAAGATTATGTCAGATACAAGCAAACGTGGCTTTGCTTCTATGGATGAAGATAAGCAACGCGAAATCGCCAGCAAAGGCGGACAAGCTGCTCACGCTAAAGGCACTGCCCATGAGTTTACTTCTGAAGAAGCTCGTGAAGCTGGACGCAAAGGTGGCGAAACCGTCAGCCAAGACAGAGAACACATGGCCGAAATCGGTCGTGAGGGTGGTAAAAATTCTCACGGTGGTGGACGCAAGAAACAAGATAACGAAGATACCACAGAAATAGAAAATAGTGGTGAAGAACACACCCAAGGTGGTACACGGGAACAACACTCCCAAGCTGGCAAGCAAAGCCATAAAAATACCAGCAAGAAAAAATAGTTCTTGTTGAATTTAATGGTTTATTTGGGTGCTAAGTAGGTGGACATAATTATTTAGAAGACGCATTTCGACTACGCTCAATGCTCGATTCTAGAGAAGACGAGGGTTGAGCGCAGTCGAAACCCGGCAACCCCTTTTTTAGTTTAATTTAGTCCTTCTACTTAATAGGTCATAGGTAATGGGTAATTGGTTTTTCCTATTAGCAATTACCCATTACCCATTACCACCCTCACTGTATTATTAAGTGTTTAAACTGACTTAAAACGTCCCAGCATTGAGTCCGCCATCTACCTGAAGCATGACACCATTGACAAATGATGCTGCTGGTGAGCAAAGAAATACCGCCACATTCGCAAACTCTTCTGGTTTCCCCATGCGCCCCAAGGGAACGGCAGCATTAATACTAGCAATTTCTGCCTCTTTTGTTTGACCAGTTTTACCAATACGAGCATTAATCAATTCTTCCACCCGTTCTGTATATGTCCAGCCTGGTAAAATGCTATTAACGCGAATCTGATCCTGTCCCAATTCTTGAGATAGGGTTTTTGTTAAACCAATCACTGCTAACCTAATCGAATTGGATAAAACCAGATTTTTAACTGGTTGCTTAGTTGAGGTGGAAGTAATAGTCAGAATTGCCGCAGCAGTTGATTGACGTAAGTGAGGTAAGGCATATTTTACTAAGCGTACTGCACTGAGCAAGTTTAAGTTAACTGCGCTTTCCCACGCTGCTAAATCTGTATCATCAAAAGTACCAGCCGGCGGCCCGCCTGCGTTTGTCACTAAAATATCCAAACCGCCGAATGTCTCAACAGTCGTATCAATTACTCGTTCTATGTCGGTTTGTTGAGTGACATCTGCACGCACCGCCAGCACCTCTGCACCAGTATCATTAGCGATTTCCGCAGCCGCTTTTTCAACCGCCTCGCTACGCGCACAGATTACAACCTTTGCACCCTCACGGGCAAATTGCCATGCCGTAGCTTTACCTAATCCTTTGCTAGCTGCTGTGACTAAGGCTACTTTGCCCCTGAGTTGCAAATCCATATTTTCTTTCCCTAACGCAACTGGAAACCAAGACTATGCAATACTTCACGCAAGCGATCGCGTCCATTTAAAGATTGTACAGTAGCCACGCGCTTGGAAGAATGTTCTGACCAATCACCAGGAATATTCATCTTCTGCTCAGTATAAAACTCTTTGATGATGTCGTTATAACGGGCGATCGCTTCTTCTTGTTCTGCCAGTTTATAAGTTTCCCGATGCAACACCGCCGCCTGGGGTAATCTCGGCTTAATAGCTGCTGGTACTTCTGGATTAGGATAACCTACACATAACCCAAACACAGCATACACAGAAGGCGGCAAATTGAGAATCTGCGCCACTTCTGCCGGATGGTTGCGGATACCACCTATATATACAGTTCCCAAACCCAAAGACTCAGCCGCAACAGTTGCATTTTGCGCCGCCAAGGTAGCATCAACGGTTGCCACTACAAAGGATTCCAAATAATCTAAAG harbors:
- the moeB gene encoding molybdopterin-synthase adenylyltransferase MoeB, producing MLNPNLEEIQLTKDDYERYSRHLILPEVGVEGQKRLKAASVLCIGTGGLGSPLLLYLAAAGIGRIGIVDFDVVDTSNLQRQVIHGTSWVGKPKIESAKNRIHEINPYCQVDLYETRLSSENALDIVKDYDIVVDGTDNFPTRYLVNDACVLLNKPNVYGSIFRFEGQATVFNYEGGPNYRDLYPEPPPPGLVPSCAEGGVLGILPGMIGVIQATETVKIILGKGNTLSGRLLLYNALDMTFRELKLRPNPVRPVIEKLIDYEQFCGIPQAKAAEAQQQQEIQEMTVTQLKELLDSGAKDFVLLDVRNPNEYEIAKIPGSILVPLPDIENGKGVAKVKEALNGHRLIAHCKMGGRSAKALAILKESGIVGTNVKGGITAWSREVDPSVPEY
- a CDS encoding chemotaxis protein CheB, which gives rise to MNSRRSSKKSQPNASAAKAPKKQIGNQNELFPIVGMGASAGGLEAFTKLLSHLPTDTGMGFVLIQHLSPHQKSLLTEILSRTTQMPVTESQDGMVVEPNHVYIIPPNVRMSIAQGMLKLIPLEKIRGGSMTVDSFFMSLAQDRGSKAIGVVLSGGDSDGTRGLEAIKEAGGITFAQCEESAGVSSMPNTAIASGHVDFILTPQKIAEELANISTHPYINHPLPSKQVETIPEEADSLSTIFGMLRVATGVDFTHYKHTTLKRRIMRRMMLYKLEKIEDYVKYLQNNQPEVLALYQDLLIKVTGFFRDPEAFEALKTKVFPMIAKDRSPDSPIRVWVAGCATGEEAYSIAMCLLEFLAEQVGHTPINIFATDINEVAIETARVGIYKPSQVTDVSPERLQRFFVQVEGGYQISKPVRELCIFARQNLISDPPFSRLDLITCRNVLIYLGASVQKKLLPTFHYGLKSTGFLMLGTSETVGEFSDLFNLVDKKNKIYTYKIAPARLGIDLIPQNSPPETFIPQTRVIEDAWSSQEMQKEADRIVLNRYAPVGVIINNELEILQFRGQTSSYLQPAPGRPSFNLLKMAKEELRLELRTAIHQAKKQESPVRKEGIQISENAPVRLVRIDVIPFRLTTGGESYFLVLFEDMPSSTTAALEIDTKNRNLRSRQSQQMNDEQEINRLSQELATTKEYLQSIIEEQQDTNQDLRAANEEILSSNEELQSTNEELETAKEEIQATNEELKTINEELQQRNVESTQVTNDLQNLLSSINIPILMLGGDLRIRRFTPVAGRIFNLIPTDVGRPLSDINHNLNVPDLEQQILEVISTLNLKTQEVQDQDGRWYDLRIRPYRTIDHKIDGAVIVLVDIDALKRSAEELRASKDYAEAIVATIRESLVVLDTGLRVITANQFFYEKFQVAPEETENRLIYEIGDGQWDIPQLRSLLEDILPYQSQFQDLEVEHNFEQIGQKIMRLNARKMSLLNNRPMILLVIEDITQQKRLEAERIQLLAKEQSAREAAEGANRAKDEFLSILSHELRNPLNSMLGWANLLRTHELEATTVNQGLEAIERSAQAQAHLISDLLDISRISSGRLHMDAHAIELIPVIEAAIAVVRLAAEAKNIQIGTRLDPTHRLILGDPIRLQQVVWNLLSNAIKFTPARGRIDITLEYTDLHAQIQVKDSGCGISNDFLPYVFDRFRQADGSRTRSNQGLGLGMAIVRHLVELHGGTVEVDSQGESQGSTFTVNIPLQTNLEETPVAIAQEPIVSANTPELPTVNIPSLAGVRVLVVDDEADIRQLFTIVLEEYGVEVTEASSAKEALSKLRENPLSYDLLISDIGLPEEDGYALIHQVRALSVEEGGQIPAAALTAYAGYTEQAKAVAAGFQTHASKPIEPLQLVALVATLAGRVKS
- the ligA gene encoding NAD-dependent DNA ligase LigA, with product MVQIQPETKRVQELRQLLQQASYAYYVMDAPIMEDAVYDQLYRELQQLETQYPELITPDSPTQRVGERPATQFNSVRHNIPLYSLENAFNVEELQNWDQRWRRQVAKTEAEYVSELKIDGSAIALTYQDGILVRGATRGDGVMGEDITQNVRTIRSIPLRLNFDGIAPIEKVEVRGEAFLPLEVFKQINEERQKAGEQLFANPRNAAAGTLRQLDSRIVAKRRLDFFSYTLHIPGMDDASIANTQWEALELLQKMGFRVNPNHKLCESLADVADYYKYWDTERLNLPYMTDGVVVKLNSFKLQEQLGFTQKFPRWAVALKYPAEEAPTRVENIAVNVGRTGALTPLAEMRPVQLAGTTVSRATLHNSDRITQLDIRIGDTVIVRKAGEIIPEVVRVLKELRPTDTQPFIMPSHCPVCGQSVVRETGEAVTRCVNASCQAILKGSIEHWVSRDALDIKGVGEKLVHQLVDKGLVHSVADLYDLAAQQLLALERMGEKSAQKLIEAIAQSKNQPWSRVLYGLGIRHVGSVNAQLLTEKYRSVEQLSTAKQSEIAGIYGIGAEIAQSVYQWFRINANQNLIERLQGAGLQFTNTEEISDVDHANLRLAGKTFVITGTLPTLKRDEAKALIQKAGGKVTDSISKKTDYLVLGEDAGSKLEKAQALGIAQLTEAQLLVILEN
- a CDS encoding con-10 family general stress protein, with the translated sequence MSDTSKRGFASMDEDKQREIASKGGQAAHAKGTAHEFTSEEAREAGRKGGETVSQDREHMAEIGREGGKNSHGGGRKKQDNEDTTEIENSGEEHTQGGTREQHSQAGKQSHKNTSKKK
- a CDS encoding SDR family oxidoreductase, encoding MDLQLRGKVALVTAASKGLGKATAWQFAREGAKVVICARSEAVEKAAAEIANDTGAEVLAVRADVTQQTDIERVIDTTVETFGGLDILVTNAGGPPAGTFDDTDLAAWESAVNLNLLSAVRLVKYALPHLRQSTAAAILTITSTSTKQPVKNLVLSNSIRLAVIGLTKTLSQELGQDQIRVNSILPGWTYTERVEELINARIGKTGQTKEAEIASINAAVPLGRMGKPEEFANVAVFLCSPAASFVNGVMLQVDGGLNAGTF
- a CDS encoding NADPH-dependent oxidoreductase, with protein sequence MSNPTELLKSRYGEIPFNPEIAWNESLTTLLTHRSVRSYLSDPLPPGTLETLVAAAQSASTSSNLQTWSVVAVEDPQRKEELSKLAGNQAHIRQVPLFLVWLADLARLSYVTDSRGFSHDALDYLESFVVATVDATLAAQNATVAAESLGLGTVYIGGIRNHPAEVAQILNLPPSVYAVFGLCVGYPNPEVPAAIKPRLPQAAVLHRETYKLAEQEEAIARYNDIIKEFYTEQKMNIPGDWSEHSSKRVATVQSLNGRDRLREVLHSLGFQLR